One window of Trifolium pratense cultivar HEN17-A07 linkage group LG5, ARS_RC_1.1, whole genome shotgun sequence genomic DNA carries:
- the LOC123886048 gene encoding aspartic proteinase CDR1-like yields MAFVQESLHLLLFFLSLSTCCLPSISTTYTTIAPSPSKTHRLVSKLIHYNSIHHPSYNPNKTAKEKMELNIKHSITRLAYLKARIEGSLVSNNSYRSSLSPSLNGRTILANLSIGQPPIPQLLIMDTGSSTFWTMCTPCTSCTQYPGQIFNPSKSSTYSPSCNEPCYFDEYCKCELATYSASYADKSFSSGTIGSDMLVFETGDEGIAQLPNIEFGCAHDIIYNHDPSYNGVLGLGFDGGRLSLVTQIGPKFSYCIGSLTDKHYNYNHLILGEGANLEGYTTHLEVHHGYNYLTMEGISIGENCLDIDPSTFEIKENGTGGVIIDTGSPFSYFVDDVYKLLYNEIQNLFRGSLRQVKVRKFPWMLCYFGIVSKDLTGFPVVTFHLAGGADLVLDSLSFFEQTGDDLFCMAVGPTSEFGIDVSVIGLLAQQSYNVGYDNVNGLIYFQRIDCELLSS; encoded by the coding sequence ATGGCTTTTGTACAAGAATCTTTGCATcttctattgttttttttatcccTATCAACATGTTGTTTGCCATCAATTAGCACCACTTATACAACAATAGCTCCTTCACCTTCCAAAACTCATAGATTGGTTTCAAAACTCATTCATTATAATTCAATTCACCATCCTAGCTACAATCCAAACAAAACAGCCAAAGAAAAAATGGAACTCAACATCAAACACTCGATTACGCGTTTAGCCTACTTGAAAGCAAGGATTGAAGGTTCGTTAGTCTCTAATAATAGTTATAGATCATCTCTTTCTCCATCATTAAACGGTAGAACCATACTAGCCAATCTCTCGATAGGCCAACCTCCCATCCCACAATTACTCATCATGGACACCGGAAGTAGCACCTTCTGGACAATGTGCACCCCTTGCACAAGTTGTACCCAATATCCAGGTCAAATTTTCAATCCTTCAAAGTCGTCCACCTATTCTCCATCATGCAATGAACCATGTTACTTTGACGAGTACTGCAAATGTGAGCTGGCGACGTACAGTGCCAGTTACGCAGACAAATCCTTCTCATCAGGAACAATTGGCAGTGACATGCTAGTCTTTGAGACGGGTGACGAAGGTATCGCCCAATTACCCAATATAGAATTCGGGTGTGCTCATGACATTATATATAATCATGATCCAAGCTACAACGGAGTACTAGGGTTAGGATTTGACGGTGGACGTTTGTCTTTGGTCACACAAATAGGTCCAAAATTCTCTTACTGTATAGGTAGCTTAACCGACAAGCATTATAATTACAACCATTTAATATTAGGTGAAGGAGCAAATCTTGAAGGTTATACTACACATTTAGAAGTGCATCATGGATACAACTATTTAACTATGGAAGGCATAAGTATAGGAGAAAATTGTCTTGACATAGACCCAAGTACTTTTGAGATCAAAGAGAATGGTACAGGTGGAGTTATCATTGATACAGGAAGTCCATTCTCCTATTTTGTTGATGATGTGTATAAATTACTATATAATGAAATTCAAAATCTATTTCGAGGGTCACTTCGACAAGTTAAAGTTCGAAAATTTCCATGGATGCTTTGTTACTTTGGGATTGTAAGTAAGGACCTGACAGGATTTCCAGTGGTTACATTCCACTTGGCTGGAGGAGCAGATTTagttttagattcattaagctTTTTTGAACAAACGGGGGATGATTTGTTTTGTATGGCTGTAGGTCCTACCAGTGAGTTTGGCATTGATGTTTCAGTTATTGGGTTATTAGCTCAACAGAGTTACAATGTGGGATATGACAATGTTAATGGACTTATTTACTTCCAAAGAATTGATTGTGAACTTCTTAGTAGCTGA
- the LOC123884020 gene encoding pentatricopeptide repeat-containing protein At5g57250, mitochondrial, with protein MLSPSTKPFTSSLQTSFKRGFIPTPNSINTFFHFLFNLRKFNLIINLFNQFTTNKFPTTHKTHKIFTWALLNSHHFEQAERFMKKNPHTPFGAWDALIRGLCFTRQDPERVLSVLQHCLVKNSVFLSSSVFCSVIQNFCYLGHVGKAIEVLELMDAYRNVYPFDDFVCSSVISTFCRIGKPELSMWFFDNVTRLRSTWRPNLITCTAIVNALCKMGRVDEVCDLVRKMEEDGLGLDVVLYSVWVCGYIEEKVLVEVFRRMREMVKKGINHDFVSYTILIDGFSKLGDVEKSFTFLAKMIKEGIRPNKVTYTAIMSAYCKKGKAEEAFGVFERMKDMGIELDEFVFVVLIDGFGRIGDFDRVFQLFDDMEKRGIHPSVVTYNAVVNGLSKYGRTKEADEFAKNMTADVITYSTLLHGYTEEENVLGILQTKKRLEDADISMDVVMCNVLIRALFMMGAFEDVYALYKRMLEMDLVPNLITYCTMIDGYCKVGRIDEALEVFDDFRKTSISSYECYNSIINGLCKKGMVEMAIEVFLELDRNGLVLDTGTYRLLMKTIFKESSSKLVLDLLCKMEGLGPDIYNAVCNDSIFLLCKRGLLDDANQLCTAMKKNGLTVTCKSYYSLLRRLLCVVGNRDQILPLLNSFLKEYGLIEPKVQKILARYLCLKDVDSALRFLGKTVDNSSAVTFPVSILKILIKEGRALDAYKLLMGVQDNLLVMYVDYAVVVHGLCKGGYLNKALDLCAFIENKGKDLNIVVYNSIINGLCHEGCLIEAFRLFDSLEKLNLMTSEIAYATLIYALCREGYLEDAEHVFTKMVINGFQPKTQVYNSLLDAISKFGQLEKAFELLYDMEKKYVEFDNMTVSAVINCYCQKGDMEGALEFYYKFKGKDILPDFLGFLYLIRGLCTKGRMEESRSVLREMLQSKNVAEMINIVNSEVDTESICDFLATLCEQGSIKEAVTVLNEIACMFFPVQRLSTSNQRSDKPQKMYESKDFGSKSSTSLPSSCKSDLDFESCDTRDVRNHMTNKDSHLKRSRLRGFDFYYSRIAALCTKGEVQEANQLAKEMLSDLIDPMN; from the coding sequence ATGTTGTCCCCTTCAACAAAACCCTTCACATCTTCACTTCAAACCTCATTCAAACGTGGATTCATTCCAACTCCAAATTCAATCAACACCTTCTTCCATTTCCTCTTCAATCTTCGCAAATTCAACCTAATCATCAACCTTTTCAATCAATTCACCACAAACAAATTCCCAACAACTCACAAAACCCACAAAATCTTCACATGGGCACTTCTCAATTCTCATCATTTCGAACAAGCAGAACGATTCATGAAGAAAAATCCTCACACCCCATTTGGCGCGTGGGACGCGCTTATACGTGGTTTATGCTTCACGCGCCAAGACCCAGAAAGAGTTCTCTCTGTTTTGCAAcattgtttggtaaaaaatagtgtttttttaTCTTCTTCTGTTTTTTGTAGCGTAATTCAAAATTTTTGCTATTTGGGTCATGTGGGTAAGGCTATTGAGGTTCTTGAATTGATGGATGCGTATAGAAATGTGTACCcttttgatgattttgtttgTAGTTCAGTTATTTCGACTTTTTGTAGGATCGGAAAACCAGAACTTTCGATGTGGTTTTTCGATAATGTCACACGGTTGAGGAGCACGTGGCGGCCGAATTTGATAACTTGTACTGCTATTGTGAATGCTCTTTGTAAGATGGGGAGGGTTGATGAAGTTTGTGATTTGGTTCGGAAGATGGAGGAAGATGGATTGGGTTTGGATGTTGTTTTGTATAGTGTTTGGGTTTGTGGGTATATTGAAGAAAAGGTTTTGGTTGAGGTTTTTAGGAGGATGAGAGAAATGGTGAAAAAGGGTATAAATCATGATTTTGTTAGTTATACTATACTTATTGATGGTTTTTCTAAGTTAGGTGATGTTGAAAAGTCTTTTACTTTCTTAGCTAAGATGATTAAAGAAGGGATTAGACCTAATAAGGTTACTTATACTGCAATTATGTCTGCATATTGTAAGAAGGGTAAAGCAGAGGAAGCATTTGGTGTTTTCGAAAGGATGAAAGATATGGGAATTGAGTTGGATGAATTTGTGTTTGTGGTTTTGATTGATGGGTTTGGAAGGATAGGAGATTTTGATCGCGTATTTCAATTGTTTGATGACATGGAGAAGAGAGGGATACATCCTAGTGTTGTTACGTATAATGCTGTTGTAAATGGTTTGTCAAAGTATGGGAGGACAAAAGAGGCAGATGAGTTTGCGAAAAACATGACTGCGGATGTGATTACCTACAGTACGTTGTTGCATGGGTATACCGAAGAAGAGAATGTTTTGGGGATTTTGCAAACGAAGAAGCGGTTGGAAGATGCTGATATCTCCATGGATGTTGTAATGTGTAATGTGCTGATTAGAGCATTGTTTATGATGGGGGCTTTTGAAGATGTTTATGCACTTTACAAAAGAATGCTGGAAATGGATCTGGTTCCGAATTTGATTACTTACTGCACAATGATTGATGGCTATTGCAAGGTTGGTAGAATCGATGAGGCACTTGAGGTATTTGATGATTTCAGAAAGACATCAATCTCTTCATATGAATGCTACAATAGTATTATTAATGGCCTTTGCAAGAAGGGTATGGTAGAAATGGCCATTGAAGTATTTCTTGAACTTGACCGCAATGGTCTCGTGTTGGATACAGGTACATATAGGTTGTTAATGAAGACAATATTCAAAGAAAGTAGTTCGAAATTGGTCTTAGATTTACTTTGCAAAATGGAAGGTTTGGGGCCAGATATATATAATGCAGTATGTAATGAttccatatttttattatgtAAAAGAGGATTGCTCGATGATGCAAATCAATTATGTACAGCGATGAAAAAGAACGGGTTAACTGTCACATGCAAGTCTTATTATTCACTTTTGAGAAGGCTTCTTTGTGTTGTTGGGAATAGGGATCAAATTCTTCCCCTTTTGAATAGCTTTCTGAAAGAGTACGGTCTAATCGAACCAAAGGTTCAAAAGATTCTTGCACGATACCTTTGTCTGAAAGATGTCGATAGTGCCCTTCGATTTCTTGGAAAAACTGTGGACAATTCTTCAGCAGTCACTTTTCCTGTCTCCATTCTCAAGATTCTCATAAAGGAGGGTAGAGCTTTAGATGCATATAAGCTTCTCATGGGGGTGCAGGATAATTTACTGGTCATGTATGTCGATTATGCCGTTGTGGTTCATGGCTTATGCAAGGGAGGATATCTCAATAAAGCATTGGATCTTTGTGCCTTTATCGAAAATAAAGGGAAGGATTTGAACATAGTCgtatataattcaataataaatgGATTGTGCCATGAGGGTTGTCTTATTGAAGCATTTAGGCTATTTGATTCTTTAGAGAAACTTAATTTGATGACCTCTGAAATAGCTTATGCCACATTAATTTATGCTCTATGTAGGGAGGGATATTTAGAAGACGCAGAACATGTTTTCACAAAAATGGTCATCAATGGATTTCAACCAAAAACACAAGTTTACAATTCATTACTCGATGCTATATCTAAGTTTGGACAATTAGAGAAGGCATTTGAGCTTCTGTATGATATGGAGAAAAAATATGTCGAGTTTGACAATATGACAGTTAGCGCTGTAATAAATTGCTATTGCCAGAAAGGTGACATGGAAGGTGCCCTCGAATTCTATTACAAGTTCAAGGGTAAGGATATATTACCAGATTTTTTGGGGTTCTTGTATTTGATTAGAGGTCTATGTACCAAGGGAAGGATGGAAGAATCCAGGAGTGTCTTGAGAGAAATGCTCCAGTCCAAGAATGTTGCCGAGATGATTAACATAGTCAACAGCGAGGTTGATACCGAGTCAATATGTGATTTTCTTGCCACTTTGTGTGAACAAGGAAGTATAAAAGAAGCTGTTACAGTTCTCAATGAAATTGCATGTATGTTTTTTCCTGTTCAAAGGTTGTCTACTTCTAATCAAAGATCTGATAAACCACAGAAGATGTATGAATCGAAGGATTTTGGTTCAAAATCTTCTACGTCTCTACCTTCATCTTGCAAAAGCGATTTAGATTTTGAATCTTGTGATACTAGGGATGTAAGGAATCATATGACAAATAAGGATAGTCATTTGAAAAGATCACGATTGCGTGGCTTTGATTTCTATTATTCTAGAATTGCTGCACTTTGTACCAAAGGGGAAGTGCAGGAAGCTAATCAATTAGCAAAGGAAATGCTTTCTGACCTGATAGATCCTATGAACTGA
- the LOC123884022 gene encoding uncharacterized protein LOC123884022, giving the protein MGGCFSSRSSSTSKKIRLVHLSGYVEDFEQPISVNQVITSRNPPTHFVCTSLQLLSSCSKPLKGDAQLQPGNVYFMLPYSILQADVSPVDLASLAKRLTAKAKTSRLDDKKSLKATRVDLINNQGLSNVWSSPSRSPGRVAVAEQFAMTYGGRSSTSRARLWRPLLDTIREKSFNRSSESDLRETH; this is encoded by the coding sequence ATGGGGGGTTGTTTTTCTTCAAGATCATCATCCACATCAAAGAAAATTAGATTGGTTCATCTAAGTGGTTATGTAGAGGATTTTGAGCAACCAATTTCAGTTAACCAAGTAATCACTAGTAGAAATCCACCAACTCATTTTGTTTGTACATCTCTTCAACTTCTTTCATCTTGTTCAAAACCATTGAAGGGTGATGCACAACTTCAGCCTGGAAATGTTTACTTTATGTTACCTTATTCAATTCTACAAGCCGATGTTTCGCCCGTTGATTTGGCTTCGCTTGCGAAAAGGCTCACCGCAAAGGCGAAAACTAGTAGATTAGATGACAAAAAGTCATTGAAAGCTACTAGAGTAGATTTGATAAACAACCAAGGTTTGAGCAATGTTTGGAGTTCGCCTTCGAGGAGCCCCGGAAGAGTTGCCGTGGCTGAACAATTCGCTATGACGTATGGAGGACGAAGCAGCACGAGTAGAGCTCGACTATGGAGACCTCTCTTGGATACTATTAGAGAAAAGTCATTCAATAGGAGTAGTGAATCAGATTTGAGAGAAACTCATTGA